In one Actinomyces trachealis genomic region, the following are encoded:
- the wecB gene encoding non-hydrolyzing UDP-N-acetylglucosamine 2-epimerase, which translates to MPKNVMVVYGTRPEAIKVAPVIKALEGASSLEVTTVVTGQHREMLDQVNGIFAIKPDHDIDVFEPRQPLNLLAAKIFARLDPVFEQVLPDAMLVQGDTTTVAAAALAAFYRQIPVIHLEAGLRSGNLYSPFPEEANRKVTSQLTALHLAPTPTSKSNLLREGIDPASIVVTGNTVIDALLHTREQEIMPTDRRIADAITAERPLILVTTHRRENLGEAMQGVGRALRRLATAYSNHVIVLPAHRNPLVREAVLPHIQDIANVIICEPLSYGEFTTVMGAAQIVLTDSGGVQEEAPSLGKPVLVMRENTERPEAVTAGTVRLIGTNEERIVSEVSALIDSKDLYAQMANAVNPYGDGRAAERSVAAIAELLGTGDRIPDFQD; encoded by the coding sequence ATGCCCAAGAACGTCATGGTTGTCTATGGCACACGCCCTGAGGCGATCAAGGTGGCGCCGGTCATCAAGGCCCTTGAGGGTGCGTCGTCCCTAGAGGTGACGACTGTGGTTACGGGGCAGCATCGGGAGATGCTGGATCAGGTCAATGGGATCTTCGCGATCAAGCCTGACCATGACATTGATGTCTTCGAGCCTAGGCAGCCCCTCAACCTGTTGGCCGCCAAGATCTTCGCGCGCCTGGACCCGGTCTTCGAGCAGGTGCTGCCGGATGCCATGCTGGTCCAAGGTGACACGACTACTGTCGCGGCTGCGGCCCTGGCCGCCTTCTATAGGCAGATCCCTGTGATCCACCTTGAAGCGGGGCTACGCAGTGGCAACCTGTACTCACCGTTCCCGGAGGAGGCGAACCGGAAGGTCACCTCACAGTTGACTGCTCTCCACCTTGCCCCGACGCCCACTTCCAAGAGCAATCTGCTGCGCGAAGGTATTGATCCTGCCAGCATCGTGGTCACCGGGAACACGGTGATTGACGCCTTGCTGCACACGCGTGAGCAGGAGATCATGCCCACGGACCGGCGAATCGCCGACGCGATCACTGCTGAACGTCCGCTGATCTTGGTGACTACCCACCGTCGGGAAAACTTGGGGGAGGCTATGCAGGGAGTGGGACGCGCTCTCCGCAGGCTCGCCACGGCCTACTCCAACCATGTGATCGTCCTTCCAGCCCACCGGAATCCTCTGGTCCGGGAGGCAGTGCTACCTCACATCCAGGACATTGCTAATGTCATCATCTGTGAGCCCTTGAGCTATGGCGAGTTCACCACGGTCATGGGTGCCGCTCAGATTGTGCTGACGGACTCTGGTGGCGTGCAGGAGGAAGCGCCGAGTCTCGGTAAGCCCGTGCTGGTCATGCGGGAGAACACCGAACGCCCAGAGGCAGTCACTGCCGGTACCGTCCGTCTGATCGGAACCAACGAGGAGCGTATCGTCTCTGAGGTGTCGGCGCTGATCGACTCCAAGGACTTGTATGCCCAGATGGCCAATGCTGTAAACCCTTACGGTGACGGGAGGGCCGCCGAGCGCTCGGTTGCGGCAATCGCGGAGCTTTTGGGTACTGGGGACCGGATTCCGGACTTCCAGGACTGA
- a CDS encoding DUF6270 domain-containing protein yields MPETDRSMAASRRVAVYGSCVGRDSAELLLADGWELSTYVPRQSLVSGAFPAALSTFDLSSIDSAFVRRVLGGDVRGDMYERLGEAAECTDVLLWDLIDERLGFFDLPGGGVVTRAMEGLGEGIYDTLDGAHLVELGTAEHLSRWREQLEPFVSFLKEHGLWDRTLLLLCPWAMVDSGGESTSSSWGTMPLEGNWLMTEYYRAAEATGVHMLRLPDELSVAGVNHKWGPAPFHYIEAAYEWIADAVASFVKDGSLPR; encoded by the coding sequence GTGCCTGAAACCGACCGCAGTATGGCCGCATCCCGGAGGGTTGCGGTGTATGGCTCTTGCGTCGGCCGGGACTCTGCGGAGCTGCTACTGGCGGATGGCTGGGAGCTGTCCACCTACGTTCCGCGCCAGTCACTGGTCAGTGGGGCGTTCCCGGCGGCGCTTTCCACCTTTGATCTCTCCAGCATTGACTCCGCTTTTGTCAGGCGTGTGCTAGGCGGAGACGTCCGCGGCGACATGTATGAGCGTCTGGGCGAGGCCGCCGAGTGCACAGACGTCCTCCTGTGGGACCTGATCGATGAGCGTCTAGGTTTCTTTGATCTTCCCGGCGGCGGGGTGGTCACACGTGCGATGGAGGGACTGGGTGAAGGGATCTACGACACTTTGGATGGCGCCCACTTGGTCGAGCTTGGTACGGCCGAGCACCTGAGTCGCTGGCGGGAGCAGCTTGAGCCTTTCGTCTCTTTCCTCAAGGAGCATGGGCTTTGGGACCGTACCTTGCTGTTGCTTTGCCCCTGGGCCATGGTTGACTCTGGCGGCGAGTCCACCTCGTCGAGCTGGGGCACCATGCCGTTGGAGGGTAACTGGCTGATGACTGAGTACTACCGGGCCGCTGAGGCTACCGGGGTGCACATGCTCCGCTTGCCTGACGAGCTCAGTGTCGCGGGTGTCAATCACAAGTGGGGGCCAGCGCCGTTCCACTACATCGAGGCCGCGTATGAGTGGATTGCCGACGCCGTCGCGAGCTTCGTGAAGGACGGCAGCCTGCCGCGCTGA
- the orn gene encoding oligoribonuclease: protein MTTSDPLVWIDCEMTGLDLGADALVEVAVVVTDYDLRPLAPGLDVLIKPPAEALAQMGDFVRQMHTASGLLADLEAGLSLEEATATVMEYVKGLVPTPHSAQLAGNSVGTDKAFLARDMPELIDYLHYRVVDVSSLKELAKRWYPRSFFHSPEKHGGHRALADILESIDELRYYRAVLFPAGDGPTSEACKEVAARVAATPTRDAM from the coding sequence ATGACCACCTCCGATCCACTGGTATGGATCGACTGCGAGATGACGGGCCTAGACCTGGGGGCGGACGCCCTGGTTGAGGTTGCCGTCGTCGTGACTGACTATGATCTGCGCCCGCTTGCACCTGGCCTGGATGTGCTGATCAAGCCTCCGGCTGAGGCGCTGGCGCAGATGGGGGACTTTGTGCGCCAGATGCACACCGCTTCCGGGCTCCTGGCGGACTTGGAGGCGGGCCTGAGCTTGGAGGAGGCCACCGCCACGGTCATGGAGTACGTCAAGGGTCTGGTGCCTACGCCACACTCCGCCCAGCTGGCGGGTAACTCTGTGGGCACGGACAAGGCCTTCCTGGCCCGGGATATGCCGGAGCTGATCGACTACCTGCATTACCGGGTGGTGGACGTCTCCTCACTCAAGGAGCTGGCTAAGCGCTGGTACCCACGGTCTTTCTTCCATTCCCCGGAGAAGCACGGTGGGCACCGGGCTCTGGCTGACATTCTGGAGTCGATTGACGAGTTGCGCTACTACCGGGCGGTCCTGTTCCCGGCAGGCGATGGGCCGACGTCGGAGGCGTGCAAGGAGGTGGCGGCCCGCGTGGCGGCCACGCCCACGCGCGACGCGATGTGA
- a CDS encoding ATP-binding cassette domain-containing protein, translating into MPSSALAVRLLSSPGAVAPPAFRRAFTVGRLEQCDVVVQAPIVSRRHLEVSPTAEGWQVKCLSSNGMLVDGQRAQSALITRGTRIQLGDASGPVLALTPVGYESSGPSAPSSSSAATSSASAASAATSSAAASYGTSDGVARNLAQASYPSASSAQGATRRTTLQAFRITSSGTIGRASDNTLVLKDDPLVSAHHARVDLTQRGIMVTDLGSTNGVWVGNQRVSSVLVDQPLVMAMGATLIAINPDGVCQVQTAIEGEEGLVAKDLVFTVDHGKRLLDQVSFSLPGGELLAVVGPSGAGKSTLLKALTGEQKAQSGRVLFNGFDVYEQYAVMRNSIGVVPQNDVVHSALTVRQTLQYAAELRLASDLTKAERAQRIAEVLEDLDLTEHVDKRVKKLSGGQRKRVSTAIELLTKPKLLFLDEPTSGLDPQLDRDVMDLLASLAHGARPGDTGRTVMVVTHNENHIDRADKVLILAAGGKPVYFGSPREVIPYFRARHAELARAGQLVLHAPKGGFADPGAIDGYADVYALIRNHTEPLRGHLEQVVPSTRRGSGQPVPVARSTSASAPRKQSALRQISTLLRRHMRIIAADPSYLAFMLVLPLVMGLLTKAISGTTGFAVPPIPQPTPDVPCPRISGQAVELLVVLVTGSAFAGMAVTIRELIGERDVFLREKAVGLRSGAYMFAKSLMLALIVTVQTALMCGTALLLNDAPSEAVLLGSPGFELAVACWAIAFTSGLLGLAISSFVSSSEQVMPVLVVSIMGQLVLSGGLIPVVDRKVFEQLSWLMPSRWGHSMAAATVNLNQIAPNRYDALWQHEPGQWLWDLGMLSVVACVSLAICFVGLSRRGRR; encoded by the coding sequence GTGCCTTCCTCCGCCCTTGCCGTGCGGCTGCTCTCTTCCCCTGGTGCCGTAGCACCCCCCGCTTTCCGGCGCGCGTTCACGGTTGGTCGCCTTGAACAATGCGACGTGGTGGTGCAGGCACCGATTGTCTCCCGGCGCCATCTGGAGGTCTCCCCCACCGCTGAAGGCTGGCAGGTCAAGTGTTTGAGCAGCAACGGCATGCTTGTTGACGGTCAGCGCGCCCAGAGCGCCTTGATCACGCGCGGCACGCGTATCCAGTTGGGTGATGCCTCTGGCCCAGTGCTGGCGCTGACCCCGGTTGGCTATGAGTCTTCAGGCCCATCGGCCCCCTCCAGCTCTTCTGCGGCCACTTCTTCTGCCTCCGCCGCTTCTGCAGCCACCTCTTCTGCGGCCGCGAGCTATGGCACTAGCGACGGCGTCGCGCGGAACCTGGCGCAGGCCAGCTACCCGTCGGCCAGCAGCGCTCAGGGTGCCACCCGTCGCACCACCTTGCAGGCCTTCCGTATCACCTCCTCAGGCACTATTGGTCGCGCGTCAGACAACACGCTGGTGCTCAAGGATGACCCGTTGGTTTCCGCGCATCACGCGCGCGTTGATCTGACCCAGCGCGGCATCATGGTCACGGACCTGGGGTCCACCAACGGCGTCTGGGTGGGCAACCAGCGCGTGAGTTCGGTGCTCGTGGACCAGCCACTGGTCATGGCGATGGGGGCCACGCTCATTGCTATCAACCCTGACGGTGTCTGCCAGGTGCAGACGGCCATTGAGGGTGAGGAGGGCCTGGTTGCCAAGGACCTGGTTTTCACCGTGGACCACGGCAAGCGTCTGCTGGACCAGGTCTCTTTCTCGCTGCCCGGCGGCGAACTGCTAGCTGTGGTTGGCCCCTCTGGCGCCGGGAAGTCCACCTTGCTCAAGGCGCTTACCGGTGAGCAGAAGGCTCAGAGCGGCCGGGTGCTGTTTAACGGTTTTGACGTCTACGAGCAGTACGCCGTGATGCGCAACTCCATTGGTGTGGTGCCGCAGAATGACGTCGTCCACTCTGCACTCACGGTGCGCCAAACCTTGCAGTATGCCGCCGAGCTGCGCCTGGCCTCTGACCTGACCAAGGCGGAGCGGGCCCAACGCATCGCGGAGGTGCTGGAGGACCTGGACCTGACGGAGCACGTGGACAAGCGGGTCAAGAAGCTTTCTGGTGGTCAGCGCAAGCGCGTGTCCACGGCAATCGAACTGCTCACCAAGCCCAAGCTGTTGTTCCTGGACGAGCCGACCTCCGGCCTGGACCCCCAGTTGGACCGTGATGTCATGGACCTGCTGGCCAGCTTGGCGCACGGCGCCCGCCCTGGGGACACTGGCCGCACGGTCATGGTGGTCACCCACAACGAGAACCATATAGACCGGGCGGACAAGGTGTTGATCCTGGCTGCAGGCGGCAAGCCGGTGTATTTCGGGTCGCCGCGCGAGGTCATCCCCTACTTCCGGGCCCGCCACGCTGAGTTGGCTCGCGCTGGCCAGCTGGTGCTGCACGCGCCTAAGGGTGGGTTCGCTGACCCGGGGGCGATTGACGGCTACGCGGACGTTTACGCCTTGATCCGTAACCATACGGAGCCTCTGCGCGGGCACCTGGAGCAGGTGGTGCCCTCAACCCGGCGTGGCTCAGGGCAGCCTGTCCCGGTAGCCCGCTCGACCTCGGCGTCGGCCCCGCGCAAGCAGTCGGCTTTACGGCAGATCTCTACTCTGCTGCGCCGTCATATGCGGATTATCGCGGCGGACCCCTCCTATCTGGCTTTTATGCTGGTGCTGCCGTTGGTCATGGGGCTGCTCACTAAGGCCATCAGCGGAACCACTGGTTTCGCGGTGCCTCCGATCCCCCAGCCCACCCCGGACGTGCCGTGTCCGCGGATCTCCGGCCAGGCGGTGGAGCTGCTGGTGGTGCTGGTCACTGGCTCGGCTTTCGCTGGCATGGCGGTGACTATCCGTGAGCTTATCGGTGAACGGGATGTGTTCCTGCGGGAGAAGGCGGTGGGGCTGCGCTCGGGGGCCTACATGTTTGCCAAGTCTCTGATGCTGGCCCTGATTGTCACGGTGCAGACGGCACTCATGTGTGGCACGGCCCTGCTCCTGAACGACGCCCCCTCCGAAGCGGTGCTGTTGGGCTCCCCCGGCTTTGAGTTGGCGGTGGCCTGCTGGGCGATCGCTTTCACCTCTGGTTTGTTGGGCCTGGCGATCTCCTCCTTCGTGTCTTCCTCCGAGCAGGTTATGCCGGTGCTGGTGGTCTCGATTATGGGGCAGCTGGTGCTTTCTGGTGGTCTGATCCCGGTGGTGGATCGCAAGGTCTTTGAGCAGCTTTCCTGGCTGATGCCTTCCCGCTGGGGACACTCGATGGCGGCTGCCACAGTCAACCTCAACCAGATCGCCCCAAACCGTTACGATGCGCTCTGGCAGCACGAGCCTGGCCAGTGGTTGTGGGATCTGGGGATGCTGTCGGTGGTGGCCTGCGTGAGCTTGGCTATCTGTTTCGTGGGGCTTTCACGCCGGGGGCGGCGCTGA
- a CDS encoding ABC transporter: MFPSGSKRPTDAAPVPGDGAASGMLSRGHLVAVFTDLLGDLERLDLRLNAPGVEDARKLRVRLQGEVHDHVLPRLKDADVPAIVVVGGSTGAGKSTLVNSVLRAEVSPMGVLRPTTRTPVLVANPEDANSIAAHPVAQVCLTVLSKEIPAGLAVVDASDLDSVHEANRDLAARLLEAADLWLFVTTAARYGDQTPWGTLEDAVSRGTAIAVVLNRVNATVLGEVRRDLMERLIALGLEDSPFFVVDDAGPLKGILPAEAVQELHDWLWLLAGRHRAASLLRRTGKSLWTSLCGDLTQLADDVDAQARAADTLEEGRAALLGAPISDLTGEIEVGSCGQGAPTTRWLTLASSGGALAGLAALAPGGRLSTGLFGRRTRQRTEALDLLAKDALDAVHSRLEATLVSLSADLRALWGAAGAEPPAELGDASRKATSVLESWRVGLLRDCGVHEIPHGLTEQSLSDLLTAAAVGVTGAVNALRCMEMTAAADMARDGLAAALENAVRGLVPAGTARRLAPDPGLAAALRLRAAELRPLIRAGESGGVE, from the coding sequence ATGTTCCCAAGCGGCTCCAAGCGCCCGACCGACGCGGCACCTGTTCCAGGTGACGGCGCAGCCAGCGGCATGCTCAGCCGCGGTCATCTAGTCGCGGTCTTCACGGACCTGCTTGGCGACCTTGAACGCCTTGACCTTCGGCTCAACGCCCCCGGTGTGGAGGACGCCCGCAAGCTGCGCGTGCGTTTGCAAGGTGAGGTTCATGACCACGTGCTGCCCCGTCTGAAGGACGCGGACGTACCAGCCATCGTCGTCGTCGGTGGGTCAACTGGCGCCGGAAAGTCCACCCTGGTCAATTCCGTCCTGCGCGCGGAGGTCTCCCCGATGGGGGTGCTGCGCCCCACCACGCGCACGCCGGTACTGGTGGCCAACCCTGAGGACGCCAACTCAATTGCTGCCCACCCGGTGGCTCAGGTCTGCCTGACCGTCCTGTCAAAGGAGATTCCTGCGGGACTGGCGGTGGTTGACGCCTCCGACCTGGACTCCGTACATGAGGCCAACCGGGACCTGGCTGCCCGTCTCCTAGAAGCAGCAGACCTCTGGCTCTTCGTTACTACGGCTGCTCGCTATGGTGACCAGACGCCTTGGGGGACTCTGGAGGACGCCGTCTCACGGGGCACAGCGATCGCCGTCGTGCTCAACCGTGTGAACGCAACGGTTCTGGGGGAGGTGCGCCGTGACCTCATGGAGCGACTCATCGCCCTGGGCTTGGAGGACTCGCCCTTCTTCGTGGTGGATGACGCGGGCCCCCTCAAGGGGATACTGCCAGCCGAGGCCGTCCAAGAGTTGCACGACTGGCTCTGGCTGCTCGCTGGCCGCCACCGCGCCGCCAGCCTGCTACGCCGCACCGGCAAGAGCCTGTGGACCAGCCTCTGCGGTGATCTCACCCAGTTGGCTGACGACGTCGACGCGCAGGCCCGGGCTGCCGACACCCTGGAGGAAGGCCGGGCAGCCCTCCTTGGGGCCCCCATCTCTGACCTGACCGGTGAGATCGAGGTCGGCTCCTGTGGGCAGGGCGCCCCGACCACCCGCTGGCTCACCTTGGCTTCCTCTGGTGGTGCGCTGGCTGGCCTGGCGGCTTTGGCTCCCGGCGGGCGGCTGTCAACAGGCCTGTTTGGGCGCCGCACACGTCAGCGCACAGAGGCCCTGGATCTGCTGGCTAAGGACGCGCTAGATGCAGTCCATTCCAGGCTTGAAGCCACGCTCGTGTCCCTTTCAGCGGATTTGCGTGCATTGTGGGGAGCTGCTGGGGCAGAGCCGCCAGCCGAGTTGGGTGACGCCTCACGCAAGGCCACCTCAGTGCTTGAGAGCTGGCGTGTGGGCTTGCTGCGTGACTGTGGCGTGCACGAGATCCCTCATGGTCTGACCGAGCAGAGCCTTTCTGACTTGCTTACGGCTGCGGCTGTGGGTGTGACCGGCGCGGTAAATGCGCTGCGTTGCATGGAGATGACAGCTGCGGCAGACATGGCGCGGGATGGGCTGGCGGCTGCTCTGGAGAATGCGGTGCGCGGCCTGGTACCTGCCGGAACGGCCCGTAGGCTCGCCCCGGACCCGGGGTTGGCTGCGGCTCTACGCCTGCGTGCAGCTGAGCTGCGGCCGCTGATCCGGGCGGGAGAATCTGGAGGAGTTGAATGA
- a CDS encoding GTPase, with the protein MTVTKPLDAAHLEARLERMHAALDLCPGEVPASLAIPARSSLDDVSDRLALGVDHTVAAFFGGTGSGKSSLFNAITQLEFADVGARRPTTSRAAACSWGDDAGALLDFLGVSPERRIRRESLLDASDQEELAGLVLLDVPDYDSVTQDHALQVDRLVPLADVLVWVVDPQKYADAALHEGYLRGLGARQEDMLVLFNQVDTVPEGGERALVDDVRKLLDADGLARVQVLTVSAVRGDNLPAFRKILCERVARESNAARTVSAEMDAISRRLAGCMAKDPVDLDPGLEKPVVEALLRASGAHVVADSVRAALAWPLGKALARPEPPARAAVAAAQTTWLRRTTAGLPQVWLHSIEDAVVSPDQLAAQTAEAVGSVPLPLRNTPLLQLGWWGGLLLAVLGAVLGILAVPQHHPLWIGLLIAAIGVVTMTLTQRARSKRAQHASEQYLRQVRHLVESVVERGLSTPAGRVLARHQILQQAFGL; encoded by the coding sequence ATGACGGTCACCAAGCCCTTGGATGCCGCCCACCTGGAGGCGCGCCTAGAGCGGATGCACGCCGCCCTGGACCTGTGCCCCGGTGAGGTACCTGCTTCATTGGCGATCCCGGCCCGCTCCTCCTTGGACGACGTCTCGGACCGTCTCGCGCTCGGCGTGGACCACACGGTGGCCGCGTTCTTTGGCGGCACAGGCTCGGGCAAATCCTCCCTGTTCAACGCGATCACCCAGCTGGAGTTCGCCGACGTCGGTGCGCGCCGCCCCACCACCTCCCGCGCCGCCGCCTGCTCCTGGGGTGACGACGCCGGGGCACTGCTGGACTTCCTGGGAGTGTCACCGGAGCGGCGAATCAGGCGGGAGTCACTGCTGGACGCCTCCGACCAGGAGGAGCTAGCAGGCCTGGTCCTGCTTGACGTTCCCGACTACGACTCCGTAACCCAGGACCACGCCCTCCAGGTCGATCGGCTGGTGCCCTTGGCTGACGTGCTCGTGTGGGTGGTTGACCCTCAGAAGTACGCCGATGCGGCACTCCATGAGGGGTACCTGCGTGGCCTGGGGGCCCGGCAGGAGGACATGCTGGTTCTTTTCAACCAGGTGGACACAGTGCCAGAGGGTGGTGAGCGGGCGCTCGTTGACGACGTGCGCAAGCTTCTGGACGCAGACGGGCTTGCGCGAGTCCAGGTTCTGACTGTCTCCGCGGTGCGCGGAGACAACCTCCCGGCTTTCCGCAAGATCTTGTGTGAGCGTGTGGCGCGCGAGTCCAACGCCGCCCGCACCGTCTCCGCGGAGATGGACGCGATCTCCCGCCGTCTGGCCGGTTGTATGGCCAAGGATCCCGTAGACCTGGATCCGGGACTGGAGAAGCCTGTCGTAGAGGCCTTGCTGCGGGCCTCTGGGGCGCATGTGGTGGCTGACTCCGTGCGAGCTGCCCTCGCCTGGCCGCTGGGAAAGGCTCTAGCTCGGCCAGAGCCGCCAGCTCGTGCCGCTGTTGCCGCCGCCCAGACCACGTGGCTGCGCCGCACAACCGCCGGTCTGCCTCAGGTCTGGTTACACTCCATTGAGGACGCTGTGGTCTCTCCGGACCAGCTGGCGGCCCAGACGGCTGAAGCGGTTGGCTCTGTGCCGTTGCCGCTGCGCAATACGCCGTTGCTGCAACTTGGCTGGTGGGGTGGTCTCCTACTGGCGGTGCTTGGAGCAGTACTGGGAATACTGGCAGTGCCGCAGCATCACCCGTTGTGGATCGGTCTGCTGATAGCGGCTATTGGCGTGGTGACAATGACGCTGACGCAACGTGCCAGGTCCAAGCGTGCGCAGCACGCGTCTGAGCAGTATTTGAGGCAGGTGCGCCACTTGGTTGAGTCCGTTGTTGAACGCGGGCTCTCTACACCGGCCGGCCGGGTGCTGGCCCGCCACCAGATCCTGCAGCAGGCATTCGGCCTCTGA
- a CDS encoding single-stranded DNA-binding protein: MSRQIDVTVQGIVGTSPVLSRTTGNPFCRFRVAVTPSHRGGSTWIDEPTIWFTAKAWGALAENLSFSLSKGDPVLLTGRFSQESWSGERGAGVSNVINLTSAGHDLSRGESRFGRLVRGSKPEGGETDGAAQDQERASASAQAVDADPAALGQPVSPDQQPENQAGSSVALDQDRTEGEILLEADSQVPSELSDSTWELPVSELEEALT; the protein is encoded by the coding sequence ATGAGCCGTCAGATAGACGTGACCGTCCAAGGCATCGTGGGCACCAGCCCCGTCCTCAGCCGTACCACGGGAAACCCGTTCTGCCGTTTCCGCGTGGCGGTCACGCCCAGCCACCGTGGAGGCTCCACCTGGATTGACGAACCGACCATCTGGTTCACTGCCAAGGCCTGGGGAGCGCTCGCTGAAAACCTGAGTTTTTCACTGTCCAAAGGGGACCCGGTGCTGCTGACTGGGCGTTTCTCTCAAGAATCCTGGAGCGGAGAGCGTGGTGCCGGGGTCAGCAACGTGATCAACCTGACCAGCGCGGGCCATGACCTCTCTCGTGGGGAGAGCCGCTTTGGCCGCCTTGTGCGTGGTAGCAAGCCAGAAGGAGGGGAGACCGACGGTGCTGCCCAAGACCAGGAGCGTGCATCGGCTAGTGCGCAGGCGGTCGATGCCGATCCTGCTGCCCTGGGGCAGCCGGTGAGCCCAGATCAGCAGCCTGAGAATCAGGCGGGGAGCAGTGTGGCCTTGGACCAGGACCGCACCGAGGGGGAAATACTACTTGAAGCAGATTCCCAGGTTCCCAGTGAGCTCTCAGACTCGACCTGGGAGCTGCCTGTGAGTGAGTTGGAAGAGGCGCTTACCTGA
- the ftsE gene encoding cell division ATP-binding protein FtsE: protein MIRFDHVSKVYKRGARPALDDVSLEVERGEFVFLVGASGSGKSTFLNLVLRTERPTSGTVHVLGRDLAQVSSWRVPQLRREMGFVFQNFELLENKTVEENVALVPEVIGKSRHNISTAVPEALDLVGLGGKERRFPHELSGGEQQRVGIARAMVNRPKILMADEPTGNLDPSTSVGIMRVLDRINRQGTTVVMATHDVDIVDQMRKRVIELKAGEVVRDQQHGVFGSSL from the coding sequence ATGATCCGATTCGACCACGTCTCCAAGGTCTACAAGCGAGGAGCCCGCCCGGCCCTCGATGATGTGAGCCTGGAGGTCGAGCGCGGGGAGTTCGTGTTCCTCGTGGGAGCATCTGGATCCGGCAAATCCACCTTCTTGAACCTCGTCCTGCGTACCGAGCGTCCCACCTCCGGGACGGTGCACGTGCTAGGCCGGGACCTCGCCCAGGTCTCCTCCTGGCGGGTGCCGCAGTTGCGGCGGGAAATGGGCTTCGTCTTCCAGAACTTCGAGCTGCTCGAGAACAAGACGGTCGAGGAGAACGTGGCCCTGGTGCCGGAGGTGATCGGCAAGTCCCGCCACAACATCAGCACCGCAGTCCCGGAGGCCCTGGACCTCGTGGGCCTAGGCGGCAAGGAACGGCGTTTCCCACACGAACTCTCCGGCGGTGAGCAACAGCGCGTCGGCATTGCCCGCGCCATGGTCAACCGTCCCAAGATCCTGATGGCGGACGAGCCCACGGGCAACCTGGACCCCTCCACCTCTGTGGGAATCATGCGTGTGCTGGACCGGATTAACCGGCAGGGCACCACCGTCGTCATGGCCACCCACGACGTCGACATTGTTGACCAGATGCGTAAGCGCGTCATCGAGCTCAAAGCGGGAGAGGTTGTGCGCGACCAGCAGCACGGCGTCTTCGGTTCGAGCCTGTGA
- the ftsX gene encoding permease-like cell division protein FtsX — translation MRLRRIITEASKGLARNLSMTVSVILVAFVSLLFVGSSALLQQQIGIMKGEWYDKVEVSVFMCPAYSATSRCAQGEATQEQIDATEALLKSDTLKPYVASYQIESKAEAYKNFMKAYGDHKIGRNATEDMMPVSFRIKLVDVEKYQAVAEQFSGREGVDRVVDMRETLEPLVVVINRASWITAGLAGIMSIAAVLLISTTIRLSALSRAKEVRIMRMVGASNLFVQMPFVLEGAIAALLGAVGAIGALWLGVHYIVDRWLADSISFTTAFISTADVLSLAPWLLAAAIVLATCSSVVSLSKYTKV, via the coding sequence ATGCGCCTACGTCGAATCATCACCGAGGCCAGCAAGGGTCTGGCCCGCAACCTCTCGATGACCGTCTCTGTCATCCTGGTGGCCTTCGTCTCCCTGCTGTTCGTGGGCTCCTCAGCGCTGCTGCAGCAGCAGATCGGCATCATGAAGGGAGAGTGGTACGACAAGGTGGAGGTGTCGGTGTTCATGTGCCCGGCCTACTCAGCCACCTCCCGTTGCGCCCAGGGGGAAGCCACCCAGGAGCAGATAGACGCCACCGAGGCGCTCCTCAAATCGGACACGCTGAAACCTTACGTAGCCTCCTACCAGATCGAATCCAAGGCCGAGGCCTACAAGAACTTCATGAAGGCCTACGGTGACCACAAAATCGGCCGCAATGCGACCGAGGACATGATGCCAGTGTCCTTCCGGATCAAGCTCGTGGACGTGGAGAAGTACCAGGCTGTGGCCGAGCAGTTCTCCGGTCGTGAGGGCGTGGACCGCGTAGTCGACATGCGTGAGACCCTCGAACCGCTCGTCGTCGTCATCAACCGGGCCTCCTGGATCACCGCCGGGCTGGCTGGGATCATGTCGATTGCTGCCGTCCTGCTCATCTCCACCACGATCCGCCTGTCCGCGCTGAGCCGCGCCAAAGAGGTACGGATTATGCGCATGGTCGGTGCCTCAAACCTGTTCGTGCAGATGCCCTTCGTGCTTGAGGGAGCCATCGCCGCGCTGCTCGGGGCGGTCGGTGCGATCGGCGCGCTGTGGCTCGGAGTGCACTACATCGTGGACCGCTGGCTGGCGGACTCCATCTCCTTCACCACGGCCTTCATCTCCACTGCGGACGTCCTCAGCCTGGCCCCCTGGCTGCTGGCTGCGGCAATCGTCCTAGCCACCTGTTCCTCGGTGGTGTCCCTGTCCAAGTACACGAAGGTGTGA